A genomic stretch from Aedes albopictus strain Foshan chromosome 2, AalbF5, whole genome shotgun sequence includes:
- the LOC134286185 gene encoding uncharacterized protein LOC134286185 — MGAVQAIRNKYGPNGELLLRRFQRTATNLAKNNNRMKFLLNCRRCKVIPKCLNYKIHIQLGSGRSREELDKLMFKQKIRILSVMVADVKRSIAELQKNKAHLFGKIETAFEREDVVAVKKMVEKKSRSVHEESKRRGERKIERMKNQRIAEMNIEEEWVENTTDTRIPDFLQRTLSLGPNFNVQNKRKMPYVEIVAGIEKGIRFKENADEIRGEVASAITNHINYVRQPRHGKLEWIEKDIAASRRFLEENPNLLITKADKGNKTVIIEAEEYHAKMMELLNDEDTYRKLRADPSNRIMRKINATVDGWLDQKCIEKSEHRKMKISSCNPPRIYGLPKLHKEGRPLRPVVSTIGSATYQMAQYLAGVLENVVGKTEHHVKNSFEFAKQITGMQIPEEHMLFSLDVKSLYTNVPVQYAMECIEARWSEVARYTKIDKRSFLDATRLVLDSTFFNYRGVTYTQTFGVPMGSPLSPVIANIVMERLEQESIQRVSAEQLDMVIYRRYVDDCFCVARREHVDRILEIFNDFHDRLQFTVEKEEQEQIKFLDIMVTRKEGILEKTWLPKQTKGRYLDFISESPYSHKRNTAIALVDRAIKLTDAQHRPSAISTVKEMLKCNNYPNWFIQNVLKQRVHKHYNELQNDKEVDETKYIPTPYVPCLSEKLQKILKEQGITLAVKAKSKLKNEIFAKLKDPIPPGQHKNVVYSVPCGTGDGKVYIGQTGRKLDTRINEHKNDVKRKDNRTGLTHHTLCDGHVFNFDETKIIERIADQESRVVAETFHIKLAGEANTVNLQRECGLFNTNYNALVFKLRQVTNNDRRRRGNERGRAPQPQSTLLDSGT; from the coding sequence ATGGGTGCTGTACAAGCAATTCGGAATAAATATGGCCCTAACGGTGAATTGCTGCTGAGGAGATTCCAAAGAACGGCAACGAACCTGGCCAAGAACAACAACAGGATGAAATTCCTACTCAACTGTAGACGGTGTAAAGTGATCCCGAAGTGCCTCAACTACAAAATCCACATCCAGCTCGGTAGCGGCCGGTCCAGGGAGGAATTGGATAAACTGATGTTCAAACAGAAGATCCGAATCCTCAGTGTCATGGTTGCCGATGTGAAAAGATCAATCGCGGAGTTGCAGAAGAACAAAGCGCACCTCTTCGGAAAGATCGAAACAGCGTTCGAGAGGGAAGATGTAGTTGCAGTGAAGAAAATGGTGGAGAAGAAGAGCCGTTCCGTACACGaagagtcgaaaaggagaggagAGAGAAAGATAGAGAGGATGAAAAATCAGCGGATAGCCGAAATGAACATCGAAGAAGAATGGGTTGAAAACACGACCGACACCCGAATCCCGGACTTCTTACAACGAACCCTTTCGCTGGGTCCGAATTTCAACGTACAGAATAAGAGAAAAATGCCGTATGTTGAAATAGTAGCCGGTATTGAAAAGGGGATTCGATTCAAGGAGAATGCTGACGAGATTCGCGGGGAGGTTGCGTCGGCAATTACGAATCATATCAACTATGTCCGACAACCCAGACACGGGAAGTTGGAGTGGATTGAGAAGGATATAGCAGCAAGCAGGCGTTTCTTGGAGGAAAACCCGAATCTGCTCATAACAAAAGCAGATAAGGGCAACAAGACCGTCATAATTGAAGCAGAAGAATATCACGCTAAAATGATGGAACTGCTCAACGATGAAGACACATACCGGAAACTACGAGCTGATCCTTCCAATAGGATTATGAGGAAGATAAATGCGACGGTTGACGGATGGTTGGATCAGAAATGCATAGAGAAGAGCGAACACCGGAAAATGAAAATTTCGAGCTGTAACCCTCCCAGAATCTATGGCCttccgaagttgcacaaggagggCAGACCGTTGAGGCCAGTAGTTTCGACGATCGGATCCGCCACCTACCAGATGGCCCAATATCTGGCAGGAGTCCTGGAAAATGTTGTTGGAAAAACAGAACACCACGTAAAAAACAGTTTTGAGTTTGCAAAACAGATAACAGGAATGCAGATCCCCGAGGAGCACATGCTGTTTTCATTGGATGTGAAATCGCTGTATACCAATGTCCCGGTGCAGTACGCGATGGAGTGTATCGAGGCAAGGTGGAGCGAGGTAGCAAGGTATACGAAGATTGACAAGCGAAGTTTCTTGGATGCAACAAGATTAGTCTTAGACTCTACGTTTTTCAACTATCGAGGAGTTACCTACACACAAACCTTCGGAGTACCGATGGGATCACCGCTGTCTCCGGTTATAGCGAACATCGTTATGGAGCGTTTGGAACAGGAGAGCATACAGCGGGTGAGTGCAGAACAACTCGATATGGTGATATACAGGCGGTATGTGGATGACTGTTTTTGCGTTGCACGGAGGGAACACGTTGATCGAATCTTGGAGATTTTCAATGACTTCCATGATAGGCTGCAGTTCACTGTGGAGAAAGAGGAACAAGAGCAAATCAAGTTTCTAGATATCATGGTAACGAGaaaagaaggaatccttgagaaaacgTGGCTACCAAAACAGACGAAGGGACGGTATCTGGATTTCATTTCGGAAAGTCCGTACTCCCACAAACGCAACACTGCGATTGCCCTAGTGGATAGGGCTATCAAGTTGACTGATGCACAGCACCGCCCTTCGGCCATCAGTACGGTGAAGGAAATGTTGAAGTGTAACAATTACCCTAACTGGTTCATTCAGAATGTCTTGAAACAGAGGGTACACAAGCACTACAACGAACTGCAGAACGACAAGGAGGTGGACGAAACGAAGTACATTCCCACGCCATATGTCCCATGCCTGagtgaaaagttgcaaaaaatcctcaaggaacagGGCATAACATTGGCGGTGAAAgcaaaatcgaaattgaaaaatgagattttcGCTAAACTCAAGGACCCGATCCCACCAGGACAACATAAAAATGTGGTGTATTCGGTACCTTGTGGAACAGGGGATGGAAAGGTGTACATCGGACAGACGGGGAGAAAACTGGACACGCGGATCAACGAGCACAAAAATGACGTAAAACGGAAAGACAACAGGACTGGATTAACGCACCACACGCTATGTGACGGCCATGTGTTTAATTTTGACGAGACGAAAATAATTGAACGAATCGCCGACCAGGAGAGCAGAGTAGTCGCGGAGACATTCCACATCAAGCTGGCAGGGGAAGCTAATACAGTGAACCTCCAGCGTGAGTGTGGATTGTTCAACACGAACTACAATGCGTTAGTGTTTAAGCTGCGACAAGTGACGAACAACGATAGACGACGAAGAGGAAACGAGAGAGGACGCGCACCACAACCGCAAAGTACCCTACTAgacagtggtacgtga
- the LOC134286186 gene encoding uncharacterized protein LOC134286186 → MKFLLNCRRCKVIPKCLNYKIHIQLGSGRSREELDKLMFKQKIRILSVMVADVKRSIAELQKNKAHLFGKIETAFEREDVVAVKKMVEKKSRSVHEESKRRGERKIERMKNQRIAEMNIEEEWVENTTDTRIPDFLQRTLSLGPNFNVQNKRKMPYVEIVAGIEKGIRFKENADEIRGEVASAITNHINYVRQPRHGKLEWIEKDIAASRRFLEENPNLLITKADKGNKTVIIEAEEYHAKMMELLNDEDTYRKLRADPSNRIMRKINATVDGWLDQKCIEKSEHRKMKISSCNPPRIYGLPKLHKEGRPLRPVVSTIGSATYQMAQYLAGVLENVVGKTEHHVKNSFEFAKQITGMQIPEEHMLFSLDVKSLYTNVPVQYAMECIEARWSEVARYTKIDKRSFLDATRLVLDSTFFNYRGVTYTQTFGVPMGSPLSPVIANIVMERLEQESIQRVSAEQLDMVIYRRYVDDCFCVARREHVDRILEIFNDFHDRLQFTVEKEEQEQIKFLDIMVTRKEGILEKTWLPKQTKGRYLDFISESPYSHKRNTAIALVDRAIKLTDAQHRPSAISTVKEMLKCNNYPNWFIQNVLKQRVHKHYNELQNDKEVDETKYIPTPYVPCLSEKLQKILKEQGITLAVKAKSKLKNEIFAKLKDPIPPGQHKNVVYSVPCGTGDGKVYIGQTGRKLDTRINEHKNDVKRKDNRTGLTHHTLCDGHVFNFDETKIIERIADQESRVVAETFHIKLAGEANTVNLQRECGLFNTNYNALVFKLRQVTNNDRRRRGNERGRAPQPQSTLLDSGT, encoded by the coding sequence ATGAAATTCCTACTCAACTGTAGACGGTGTAAAGTGATCCCGAAGTGCCTCAACTACAAAATCCACATCCAGCTCGGTAGCGGCCGGTCCAGGGAGGAATTGGATAAACTGATGTTCAAACAGAAGATCCGAATCCTCAGTGTCATGGTTGCCGATGTGAAAAGATCAATCGCGGAGTTGCAGAAGAACAAAGCGCACCTCTTCGGAAAGATCGAAACAGCGTTCGAGAGGGAAGATGTAGTTGCAGTGAAGAAAATGGTGGAGAAGAAGAGCCGTTCCGTACACGaagagtcgaaaaggagaggagAGAGAAAGATAGAGAGGATGAAAAATCAGCGGATAGCCGAAATGAACATCGAAGAAGAATGGGTTGAAAACACGACCGACACCCGAATCCCGGACTTCTTACAACGAACCCTTTCGCTGGGTCCGAATTTCAACGTACAGAATAAGAGAAAAATGCCGTATGTTGAAATAGTAGCCGGTATTGAAAAGGGGATTCGATTCAAGGAGAATGCTGACGAGATTCGCGGGGAGGTTGCGTCGGCAATTACGAATCATATCAACTATGTCCGACAACCCAGACACGGGAAGTTGGAGTGGATTGAGAAGGATATAGCAGCAAGCAGGCGTTTCTTGGAGGAAAACCCGAATCTGCTCATAACAAAAGCAGATAAGGGCAACAAGACCGTCATAATTGAAGCAGAAGAATATCACGCTAAAATGATGGAACTGCTCAACGATGAAGACACATACCGGAAACTACGAGCTGATCCTTCCAATAGGATTATGAGGAAGATAAATGCGACGGTTGACGGATGGTTGGATCAGAAATGCATAGAGAAGAGCGAACACCGGAAAATGAAAATTTCGAGCTGTAACCCTCCCAGAATCTATGGCCttccgaagttgcacaaggagggCAGACCGTTGAGGCCAGTAGTTTCGACGATCGGATCCGCCACCTACCAGATGGCCCAATATCTGGCAGGAGTCCTGGAAAATGTTGTTGGAAAAACAGAACACCACGTAAAAAACAGTTTTGAGTTTGCAAAACAGATAACAGGAATGCAGATCCCCGAGGAGCACATGCTGTTTTCATTGGATGTGAAATCGCTGTATACCAATGTCCCGGTGCAGTACGCGATGGAGTGTATCGAGGCAAGGTGGAGCGAGGTAGCAAGGTATACGAAGATTGACAAGCGAAGTTTCTTGGATGCAACAAGATTAGTCTTAGACTCTACGTTTTTCAACTATCGAGGAGTTACCTACACACAAACCTTCGGAGTACCGATGGGATCACCGCTGTCTCCGGTTATAGCGAACATCGTTATGGAGCGTTTGGAACAGGAGAGCATACAGCGGGTGAGTGCAGAACAACTCGATATGGTGATATACAGGCGGTATGTGGATGACTGTTTTTGCGTTGCACGGAGGGAACACGTTGATCGAATCTTGGAGATTTTCAATGACTTCCATGATAGGCTGCAGTTCACTGTGGAGAAAGAGGAACAAGAGCAAATCAAGTTTCTAGATATCATGGTAACGAGaaaagaaggaatccttgagaaaacgTGGCTACCAAAACAGACGAAGGGACGGTATCTGGATTTCATTTCGGAAAGTCCGTACTCCCACAAACGCAACACTGCGATTGCCCTAGTGGATAGGGCTATCAAGTTGACTGATGCACAGCACCGCCCTTCGGCCATCAGTACGGTGAAGGAAATGTTGAAGTGTAACAATTACCCTAACTGGTTCATTCAGAATGTCTTGAAACAGAGGGTACACAAGCACTACAACGAACTGCAGAACGACAAGGAGGTGGACGAAACGAAGTACATTCCCACGCCATATGTCCCATGCCTGagtgaaaagttgcaaaaaatcctcaaggaacagGGCATAACATTGGCGGTGAAAgcaaaatcgaaattgaaaaatgagattttcGCTAAACTCAAGGACCCGATCCCACCAGGACAACATAAAAATGTGGTGTATTCGGTACCTTGTGGAACAGGGGATGGAAAGGTGTACATCGGACAGACGGGGAGAAAACTGGACACGCGGATCAACGAGCACAAAAATGACGTAAAACGGAAAGACAACAGGACTGGATTAACGCACCACACGCTATGTGACGGCCATGTGTTTAATTTTGACGAGACGAAAATAATTGAACGAATCGCCGACCAGGAGAGCAGAGTAGTCGCGGAGACATTCCACATCAAGCTGGCAGGGGAAGCTAATACAGTGAACCTCCAGCGTGAGTGTGGATTGTTCAACACGAACTACAATGCGTTAGTGTTTAAGCTGCGACAAGTGACGAACAACGATAGACGACGAAGAGGAAACGAGAGAGGACGCGCACCACAACCGCAAAGTACCCTACTAgacagtggtacgtga